In the Deltaproteobacteria bacterium genome, TTGTTCCTGTTTCGATTGATATGATATGTCGGAAGTCCGGCATTCATGGCTCGAGGAGTTCCCCTCATGGCTTGTATTGACAGTCCGCCTGGGGATGTGATACTTAAGATGGCCCGCCTGTGGGAAGAGGAGAGAGAAGGTTGGAAGTACCTGTCCACGAAGACGAAACCATCGAGTTCCTGCCGGGCAGGGGTTTGAGGTTTATCCAGAAGAAGAGGGGTTACCGCTACTGCCTCGATGCGATACTGCTTGCCTCTTTCTGCCGCCTGAATGAAGGTCATCGCGTGGTCGATCTGGGCACTGGGAACGCCGTGATCCCGATCCTTCTGGCTGCAAGGGGAATACGGATCAGTATCGTAGGTGTCGAGGTGCAGGGTGAACTCCTTGATCTGGCCCGGCGCAACGTGCTGATCAACGGCCTGGAGGGGACCGTCACCCTCGTCCACCGGGACGTACGGGACCTTGGCGGGAGCCTGGGCAGCAGCTCCTTTGATGTTGCGATCAGCAACCCCCCCTACCGCCGGCTCAAAACGGGCCGGATCAACCCCGACCCCCAAAAGGCCCTTGCAAGACACGAGATTCTAGGATCCCTCGAGGATATGGCGCGAGCCGCCTCTTCCCTCCTGCGTACCAGGGCACGCTTCTACGTGGTCTATCCGGCGTCGCGCCTGGCAGACATGCTTTCGATAATGAGGCGGTCAGACCTCGAACCCAAACGTATCCGGCTCGTTCATCCCAGTGCCTCTGAAGAGGCCAAACTCGTCCTGGCCGAGGCGGTCAAGGGTGGCCGGGGGGAGCTGAGAGTCCTGGCGCCCCTGATTGTTCACGATCTGGAGGGGAGCTCCACCAGCCAGATCGATGAGATTTACAAGACGCTTCAAGAATCATGAGAGAGATCAGGGAAAAGCCCGGAGGCCGGCGGGGAAACCTTCCCGGGGGATTGCCCGTTCGCCCCAGGCTCCCGGCTTTTCGGGCAGGGAGAATTGCGGAGTTCCTGAGTTTTGGGCCGAGGATTCTTGCAAGAGTTTATGACTTCACGATTTTTTTCTGTTTTGGCAGGAGAACACCCTCGTCCCCTCGCTCCTGAGCTCACGCGGTGACCCTATCAAGGTTCGCGGGTGGGCAGTTCCTGCCCCTTCCCCGCTCTAAAGGCGGGGCTTTCCCCTCCCCGCTCACCCTTGATGGGTACCCCACCGCTTCCGCAATGTCGCTCGGAGGCAAGGGTGTTCTCCAAAAGTCAACGGGGAGAATTGTTTTGACAATTCCTGGAGAATCCGATATTCTTGATTGAATATTGCAGTAAATTCAAGGAACTATCCAAATCCGATGAATCCTGTTATCCACGATCTTGTCAAAGACGACCTGCTACGTGTCGAGGCGGAGTTCAAGAGGAATCTCGATTCCGATGTGAAGCTCATATCAAAGATCGGCGAATACCTTCTCGGCAGCGGCGGCAAACGGTTCCGTCCCATGCTCCTGATCCTCGCCACAAAGCTGTGCGGTTACCAGGGAGACCGGCATATCCCCCTGGCGAGCATCATCGAGTTCATCCACACCGCTTCCCTCCTCCACGACGATGTAGTAGACGATGCGGCCCTCAGGCGGGGCAGCGCTTCGGCCAACTCCGTATGGGGAAGCGAGGCGAGCGTTCTCGTCGGGGATTTCCTCTTTTCCAAGTCTTTCTCCCTCATGGTGAGAGACGGGGATATCCGTATCCTGCAGGTCCTCTCTGATGCGAGTACCAAGCTCGCCGAAGGTGAAATCCAGGAACTGATCAAGACGAGCGACCTCTCCCTGGCAGAGGAGGGGTACATCACCATCGTAAACCGGAAAACAGCCGCTCTCATCTCGGCAGCCTGCCGGATCGGTGCGATC is a window encoding:
- a CDS encoding tRNA1(Val) (adenine(37)-N6)-methyltransferase, coding for MEVPVHEDETIEFLPGRGLRFIQKKRGYRYCLDAILLASFCRLNEGHRVVDLGTGNAVIPILLAARGIRISIVGVEVQGELLDLARRNVLINGLEGTVTLVHRDVRDLGGSLGSSSFDVAISNPPYRRLKTGRINPDPQKALARHEILGSLEDMARAASSLLRTRARFYVVYPASRLADMLSIMRRSDLEPKRIRLVHPSASEEAKLVLAEAVKGGRGELRVLAPLIVHDLEGSSTSQIDEIYKTLQES
- a CDS encoding polyprenyl synthetase family protein, producing MNPVIHDLVKDDLLRVEAEFKRNLDSDVKLISKIGEYLLGSGGKRFRPMLLILATKLCGYQGDRHIPLASIIEFIHTASLLHDDVVDDAALRRGSASANSVWGSEASVLVGDFLFSKSFSLMVRDGDIRILQVLSDASTKLAEGEIQELIKTSDLSLAEEGYITIVNRKTAALISAACRIGAILGGVGPDKEAAMSDFGLNLGIAFQLVDDTLDYISDEKEFGKTIGIDLKEGKVTLPLIHTLRKCTAEERNRLEEAFFSDPITQEDFMLVAEMIDRHGGTDYTVERAKSFVARAKQCLAGFDPSPAKTAILALADYVVERKN